The sequence below is a genomic window from Deinococcus aquaticus.
CTTCTGGCCCCAGTCGGCATCACGACTCGCCGGTCTGGGCTGCCACCCTCCTCCTCCGTTGCCCTTCTCGACTCGCCCTTCAGCCTGGAAAGCTGCCGCACTTCCGGCCGCCAGTCACCATCACTTCTGGTCAGTCCTGGGCCTCCGTCGTCGCTTCCAGGTCGGTCGCCCGGCAGGACTCGGGTGCTGCTGACTGTCCGAACGTCGCCGCAACTCGCGGTCACGAGACACCCTCGCACCTGAACATCCGGCCGCCTTTCGGCGTCACGGGTCAGCGGTTGAGAGGGGTCGGCGCTCCTCCGTCGCCGCTGCCGGATCGGTCACGGGTCGCCCTTCAACCGGGGAACCAGCTGCACTTCTCCTCTGCCCTTCCGGCGTCAGTGGTCGCCACGGCCGGCTGGTTGGGTCAGTCACTCTGCCCTGGCCCCGGCTGTGGGGACGCTCCGCTTCTCCTTCTTCCCTGGCCTTCCAGGGTCAGTGTCGGGTGACGCTGACCCTCCGAACCCCGGCGCCGCTCGCCGTCGAGGTTCGCCCTTCGGTCTGGAAGTCTGCGGCACATCTCTTCGCACTCCCGTCACCAGTCGCCGTCACGTCACCCCAGTCCGGGGCTTCCGTCACTGCTTCCGGGTGGGTCACTCTGCCCCCGTCGCCCCTCGCCGGTCAGCTGTCCAGTCACCTCCCGTGGTCGGCTTCAGGTGACGCTGACCCTCCGAACCTCGGCGCCACTCGCGGTCATGGGTCGCCCTTCGGCGTGAACATATGGCCGCCTTCCAGCATCACAGGTCAGCAATTGAGAGAGGTTGGTGTCCCTCTGTCACTGCTTCCCGAGTCGGTCACACTGTCCCGATCCCCCTCCTTTCGTGACTTTCCGGGGTCAGTCTCGGGTGACGCTCACCCTCCGAACCTCTGTGCAACTCGCGGTCACGGGTCGCCCTTCGGTCTGGCAATCCGTTCCCCTTCCGACATCGGTCGGCGTCACGACTGGCCGGTCCAGGTGGCCACGTCGCTTCTCCATCGCCGCTTCTAGGTCGGTCACGCTACGCCGCCTTCCCCTCACGGGACGCCTGGTCTCCCGGCTCAGGTCGGTGCTCCCGCTGGTCGGTCACTGGTCACGAGTCACCGCCGACACCCGGTCATGGAACCCAACTCGCTCTGAATCACCCCTGCACTTCTGGCATCGGCAGTCGTCATCCGCCCTCACGGCTGGGCATCCTGCACCCCTTCCCGGCAGGTCGCACCGCCTCGCCGTTCGGCTCCCGGGTCGTCACGGGTTCGGGCATATCGCTGATCCGACCATGGGGCAGTTCGGAGGAGGTCGAAGATGCGGTGGAATAAGATGGAGGCGTCCCCGTCGGTGTGCTGTTCTTGTGTCATGACAGCTCAAGAATGCCCCGTCGGGGGCATTCTCATCAGTAGTGTCAGTCTCCCAGGCGGTGGACTTTGATCGACAGAAGATGTGCGCGCCGTTCAGAGGACGGCGCGCACATCTTGACTGCAGCTCAACGGTAAATATTGACCAAGTAATACATGGCGGCCAGATACCCCAACCACCCCAGGACTGCTAAACCCACGACCCCCACACCGGTCCTGACTGCGGCGCCCGCTCCACCAGAGCAGGATGCCCACAACGAAGGTGGCCAGGGCCAGGAGATGCGGATTCATTCAGGTGCCTCCATTAGCGCAGGGCCGAGATATTGCCACCAGCCACCTGCGAAAGTCCCTCTGGCTCTCGAACCTGTGTCCGGATTCCTCCTCGCAGGCAGCAGAAGCGCGGAGATGGGGCAGTCTGAAGGTTCACTTTCGCAGGAAACCTATTATAGGATGCGCGCCAGTAGACCTCCTGCGAAAGTCACGCCACGTTGACAACGGTGCGGTTACATAGCGCCGCAATGAGATTGACGCGTAAAGAGAAGCGCCACCTCCGATGATGGTAAATGTTCTTCAGCACGCGGAAAATCTTCAGACACCGAATGACATGCTCGACCCGCCTGCGGGTCGACGCCAGTTCCCGGTTCTGCTGACGCTGTTCAGGGGTCAGCGGCGCTTTCTTCGTCGCTTTGTGCGGTGTCACCGAGTGACCGTGGTGCCGCCGAATACCCTGGTGGCCGGCATCGCCGATCAGCGCCGACTCTGGATGGATCTGGACGCCCGACTGCCAGAACAGGGTGAGGTCATGCATGGACCCGAAGGCGGTGGCGACGCACAGGATCATGCGGGTGGACACGTCGATCACGACCTGCGTTTTCAGGGCGTGTCGTTTCTTCTTGCCGCTGTACCAGCGGCGTTGTTAGCTGGTCGGCCGCTCACAGGGGGTTTCAGCGGCATCTACGGCGATGATCTGGAAGACGTTCTCTTCCCGTTTCAGGCTCTTGCGGCCAGGAAGTCTGAACTCTCCGCTCTGGATCAGGGCGGTTTCGACGCGTTCCACCGTGCGCTGCACGGTGGTTTCGTGAATGTTCCAGTCGTGGCCGCGGTGAGCGAAGGTGCGGTATTCCCGCCAGAATTCGAGGGGGAGGAGGAGTTGCTGCGCAGTGTTGAGGGCGGGGGGTCGACCGGACTTTTTCTTGGAGCGTTCTCGCTAGTCCAGGACAAATTCCGTCTCGGCGAAGGTTTCGGGGTAGATCCCGGTGTGCCGTTTGAAGCGTGTGCGGTTCAGCTGTTGGAGGCGTTCCAGGCGATCGTGGCTCACTCACGCAGGGGAGCGGGG
It includes:
- a CDS encoding transposase family protein; its protein translation is MIDVSTRMILCVATAFGSMHDLTLFWQSGVQIHPESALIGDAGHQGIRRHHGHSVTPHKATKKAPLTPEQRQQNRELASTRRRVEHVIRCLKIFRVLKNIYHHRRWRFSLRVNLIAALCNRTVVNVA